From the genome of Amycolatopsis sp. NBC_01488, one region includes:
- a CDS encoding alpha/beta fold hydrolase, with translation MPRAQANGLELEYDTFGDPDNPPLVLVMGLGAQMITWEDAFCELLAGRGFFVVRYDNRDVGLSTWLDELPAPDLAALAGGDLTTAPYRLSDLADDAVGLFDALGIARAHVVGASMGGMIVQQLAIDHPDRLRSVTSIMSTTGDPAVGQAQPWALALLTRPPASTREQALADSVDGYRQLGSPGYPDDEAFLLAKATLHYDRARHPVGTLRHAAAVLASGDRTSGLRSVRLPALVVHGDADPLIDVSGGKATAEAIPGAELLVIPGMGHNLPRAVWPTLADAIERVTGQ, from the coding sequence ATGCCACGCGCACAGGCCAACGGTCTCGAGCTCGAATACGACACCTTCGGCGATCCGGACAATCCGCCGCTGGTGCTGGTGATGGGCCTCGGCGCCCAGATGATCACCTGGGAGGACGCGTTCTGCGAGCTGCTCGCCGGCCGCGGGTTCTTCGTGGTGCGCTACGACAACCGCGACGTCGGGCTCTCCACCTGGCTCGACGAGCTGCCCGCGCCGGACCTGGCCGCGCTGGCGGGCGGCGACCTGACGACGGCGCCGTACCGCCTGTCGGACCTGGCCGACGACGCCGTCGGGCTGTTCGACGCGCTCGGCATCGCGCGGGCGCACGTCGTCGGCGCGTCGATGGGCGGGATGATCGTGCAGCAGCTGGCCATCGACCACCCGGACCGGCTGCGGTCGGTCACGTCGATCATGTCGACCACCGGGGATCCGGCGGTCGGGCAGGCCCAGCCGTGGGCGCTGGCGCTGCTGACGCGGCCGCCGGCGTCGACCCGCGAGCAGGCGCTGGCCGACAGCGTCGACGGCTACCGGCAGCTCGGCTCCCCCGGCTATCCCGACGACGAGGCGTTCCTGCTGGCCAAGGCGACGCTGCACTACGACCGCGCCCGCCACCCGGTGGGCACGCTGCGCCACGCGGCGGCGGTGCTGGCATCCGGCGACCGCACGTCGGGACTGCGTTCGGTGCGGCTGCCGGCGCTGGTCGTGCACGGCGACGCCGACCCGCTGATCGACGTCAGCGGCGGCAAGGCGACCGCGGAGGCGATCCCGGGCGCGGAGCTGCTGGTGATCCCGGGCATGGGCCACAACCTGCCGCGCGCGGTGTGGCCCACGCTGGCCGACGCGATAGAGCGCGTGACGGGTCAATAG
- a CDS encoding SGNH/GDSL hydrolase family protein, whose translation MRTTAFITVLVAALATTAGTAEASTTGEYVALGDSAAAGPLILPPDLSSPGCLRSLANYPHVAAKRLGVPLQDVTCSSATTADMYAPQSTETGAVPPQLDALGATTKTVTVTIGGNDVGLVGAATGCINLLPGINPDCVDRYTAGGHDQLAEKIAAFEPTWGALLDAIHAHAPNAAVFVAGYGTYLPHNGCWPVAPLTPRDANYIQGSIDKTNAALARQAAAHNARYVDVRTASIGHDVCKLPGVKWFESVIPTSVAAPLHPNADGMRHIGALVAASIGG comes from the coding sequence GTGAGGACAACGGCGTTCATCACGGTCCTGGTCGCGGCACTGGCGACGACGGCGGGTACGGCGGAGGCGAGCACCACCGGGGAGTACGTGGCCCTGGGCGACTCGGCGGCGGCCGGCCCGCTGATCCTGCCCCCGGACCTCTCCTCCCCGGGCTGCCTGCGGTCGCTCGCGAACTACCCGCACGTCGCCGCGAAGCGGCTCGGCGTCCCGCTCCAGGACGTCACCTGCTCCAGCGCGACGACCGCGGACATGTACGCACCGCAGTCGACGGAGACCGGCGCGGTCCCGCCGCAGCTCGACGCGCTCGGCGCGACCACGAAGACCGTCACGGTGACCATCGGCGGCAACGACGTCGGCCTGGTCGGGGCGGCGACCGGCTGCATCAACCTGCTACCCGGCATCAACCCGGACTGCGTCGACCGCTACACGGCCGGCGGTCACGACCAGCTGGCCGAGAAGATCGCGGCGTTCGAACCGACGTGGGGCGCGCTGCTGGACGCGATCCACGCTCATGCCCCGAACGCGGCCGTATTCGTCGCCGGGTACGGCACGTACCTGCCGCACAACGGGTGCTGGCCGGTCGCGCCCCTGACCCCGCGCGACGCGAACTACATCCAGGGCAGCATCGACAAGACGAACGCGGCACTCGCCCGCCAGGCGGCCGCGCACAACGCACGGTACGTCGACGTCCGGACGGCGTCGATCGGACACGACGTGTGCAAGCTGCCCGGGGTGAAGTGGTTCGAGAGCGTGATCCCGACCTCGGTGGCGGCCCCACTGCACCCGAACGCGGACGGCATGCGCCACATCGGAGCACTCGTAGCGGCGTCGATCGGCGGCTGA
- a CDS encoding PucR family transcriptional regulator: MTEHKPGGDLALGGQRVHERLTQEEPQLIARVLARIQEQVADYRRLPVEELAGDIARITQQAVRAFARSLREDRQLNDAELRQIGSSAVRRAEEGFPLEAVLTAYHVGAREIFAVGSADAGRGDVADLLDVADRVLAFVGTVTGAVTRGYLEELRTKVGQEHTARRTLLSVLADGGPVDVVARSAGITLPARYLVLSVELGPHADEASPGVDADIAIRRKLRRFLAAFEQSCGDGVLASLDGPGGLVLLPLVGRLSTVSEWGSLLAAAGRAAGVDVLAAADTAAPSEVREVAGRTGEVLDVLRWFGRPPGLYRLDDVLVEYQLTRPGEARDRLAAALAPLDAHPELVETLSTYLELDTNRRRTAARLHVHPNTVDYRLRRVRDLTDIDPLHPAGLPRIIAALAARRAAPPR; encoded by the coding sequence GTGACGGAGCACAAGCCCGGCGGGGACCTGGCCCTCGGCGGGCAGCGCGTCCACGAGCGGCTCACCCAGGAGGAGCCGCAGCTGATCGCGCGGGTGCTGGCGCGCATCCAGGAGCAGGTCGCCGACTACCGGCGGCTGCCGGTGGAGGAGCTCGCCGGCGACATCGCGCGGATCACCCAGCAGGCGGTGCGCGCGTTCGCCCGCAGCCTGCGCGAAGACCGGCAGCTCAACGACGCCGAGCTGCGGCAGATCGGCTCGTCCGCGGTCCGCCGGGCTGAAGAGGGCTTTCCGCTGGAGGCCGTGCTGACCGCGTACCACGTCGGCGCGCGGGAGATCTTCGCCGTCGGCTCGGCCGACGCGGGCCGCGGCGACGTCGCCGACCTCCTCGACGTCGCCGACCGGGTGCTCGCGTTCGTCGGCACCGTCACCGGCGCGGTCACGCGGGGGTACCTGGAGGAACTGCGCACGAAGGTCGGGCAGGAGCACACCGCGCGCCGCACGCTGCTCTCGGTGCTGGCCGACGGCGGTCCCGTCGACGTCGTCGCCCGCAGCGCCGGGATCACGCTGCCGGCGCGGTACTTGGTGCTGAGCGTCGAGCTGGGGCCGCACGCCGACGAGGCGTCCCCCGGCGTCGACGCGGACATCGCGATCCGGCGGAAGCTGCGCCGGTTCCTGGCGGCGTTCGAGCAGTCCTGCGGCGACGGCGTGCTGGCGTCGCTGGACGGCCCGGGCGGGCTCGTCCTGTTGCCGCTGGTGGGCCGGTTGTCGACCGTCTCGGAGTGGGGTTCGCTGCTGGCCGCGGCCGGGCGCGCGGCGGGCGTGGACGTGCTGGCGGCGGCCGACACGGCGGCGCCGTCGGAAGTTCGGGAAGTGGCGGGGCGGACAGGTGAGGTGCTGGACGTGCTGCGCTGGTTCGGCCGTCCGCCGGGGCTGTACCGCCTCGACGACGTGCTGGTGGAGTACCAGCTGACCCGCCCGGGCGAGGCCCGCGACCGGCTCGCGGCCGCGCTCGCACCGCTGGACGCGCACCCGGAGCTGGTCGAAACGCTGTCGACGTACCTGGAGCTGGACACGAACCGCCGTCGCACGGCGGCTCGCCTGCACGTCCACCCCAACACGGTCGACTACCGCCTGCGCCGCGTCCGCGACCTGACGGACATCGACCCCCTCCACCCGGCCGGCCTCCCGCGCATCATCGCGGCCCTGGCGGCCCGCCGGGCTGCACCCCCACGCTGA
- a CDS encoding class I adenylate-forming enzyme family protein, with protein sequence MKERVSADPEGLALVDPPNTTALVGRDPVRWAWNRLDERVDVLAAFLLARGVRAGDVVAVQLPNCAALVQAFLAIVRIGAIVTPFPVSYREHELGPMCRRTGSVGVVTASRYGEHALAGAALGLIGASAPSVRFVVARGDDEPAGALAWPEAPLSEAERSALDSYLSTLDTDVDDCVTICWTSGTEAEPKAVPRCHGDWLATAAGCAQAAGLTSEDVLLSPFPMTNMAGIGGMFLPWLLTGAVFVPHHPFDLTVFLGQLAAERVTYTLAPPALLTMLLHNEKILSGVDISSVRKIGSGSAPLSPWLVRTWAERHGIDIINFFGSNEGTALLSAPIDLPDPEQRASYFPNYASDVTWSTPVAGWTSVRLHDPVTGEHVTEPGRPGELRIAGPTVFAGYLTSMGEPLDTSAFDGDGHFRTGDVFEIAGERGEFLRYVDRRKDLVIRGGMNISPAEVEGLLAGHPDVADVGVIGVPDDVMGERVCAVVVPGARKPSLEELVAYLREKKVAAFKLPERLEYADALPRNPVGKILKRQLRESLE encoded by the coding sequence GTGAAGGAGCGGGTCAGTGCCGACCCGGAGGGTCTCGCGCTGGTCGATCCACCGAACACCACCGCACTGGTCGGACGCGACCCGGTGCGGTGGGCCTGGAACCGGCTCGACGAACGCGTCGACGTCCTGGCCGCGTTCCTGCTCGCCAGAGGGGTGCGAGCAGGTGACGTCGTGGCCGTGCAGCTGCCGAACTGCGCGGCCCTGGTCCAGGCGTTCCTCGCGATCGTGCGGATCGGCGCGATCGTCACCCCGTTCCCGGTGTCCTACCGGGAGCACGAACTCGGCCCGATGTGCCGGCGCACCGGGTCCGTCGGGGTGGTGACCGCATCCAGATACGGCGAGCACGCGCTCGCCGGGGCGGCCCTTGGGCTAATCGGCGCTTCGGCGCCGTCGGTCCGGTTCGTCGTCGCCCGGGGGGACGACGAGCCGGCCGGCGCCCTGGCCTGGCCCGAGGCTCCACTGTCCGAAGCGGAGCGATCCGCTCTGGACTCGTATTTGTCCACTTTGGACACCGACGTCGACGACTGCGTGACGATCTGCTGGACGTCCGGCACCGAAGCCGAGCCGAAGGCGGTCCCGCGCTGCCACGGCGACTGGCTCGCGACGGCCGCGGGCTGCGCCCAGGCAGCGGGCCTCACCTCCGAAGACGTGCTGCTCTCGCCGTTCCCGATGACGAACATGGCCGGCATCGGCGGGATGTTCCTGCCGTGGCTGCTGACCGGCGCGGTGTTCGTGCCCCACCACCCGTTCGACCTGACGGTGTTCCTGGGGCAGCTCGCGGCCGAACGCGTGACGTACACGCTCGCGCCGCCCGCGTTGCTGACCATGCTGCTGCACAACGAAAAGATCCTGTCCGGGGTGGACATCTCGAGCGTCCGCAAGATCGGCTCCGGCTCGGCGCCGCTTTCGCCGTGGCTCGTGCGCACCTGGGCCGAGCGGCACGGCATCGACATCATCAACTTCTTCGGCTCCAACGAGGGCACCGCGCTGCTGTCCGCGCCGATCGACCTGCCGGACCCGGAGCAGCGCGCGAGCTACTTCCCGAACTACGCCTCCGACGTCACCTGGTCGACGCCGGTTGCCGGCTGGACGTCGGTGCGGCTGCACGACCCCGTCACCGGCGAGCACGTGACCGAACCCGGGCGGCCCGGCGAACTGCGCATCGCCGGGCCGACGGTGTTCGCCGGCTACCTCACGTCGATGGGCGAGCCGCTGGACACTTCGGCGTTCGACGGCGACGGCCACTTCCGCACCGGCGACGTCTTCGAGATCGCCGGCGAACGCGGCGAGTTCCTGCGGTACGTCGACCGGAGGAAGGACCTGGTCATCCGCGGCGGGATGAACATCTCGCCGGCCGAGGTCGAGGGCCTGCTGGCCGGGCACCCGGACGTCGCCGACGTCGGCGTCATCGGCGTGCCCGACGACGTCATGGGCGAACGCGTGTGCGCGGTCGTCGTGCCCGGCGCGCGGAAGCCGTCTCTGGAAGAGCTGGTCGCCTACCTGCGTGAGAAGAAGGTGGCCGCGTTCAAGCTGCCGGAACGGCTCGAGTACGCCGACGCCTTGCCGCGCAACCCGGTGGGGAAGATCCTGAAGCGGCAGCTGCGGGAAAGTCTGGAGTGA
- a CDS encoding LLM class F420-dependent oxidoreductase translates to MRLSVSLGLWQDRRPEEALETARAAEAAGYPELWIGEMATWDAFALGTAIGAATSSLSLTFGPLAVTVRDPATIAMGVASVAALTGRTTGVALGTSSDVVVRGWHGRSRARSATALEESAIAVRQLVSGEKSTVDGSVVGSRGYRLRLAAPKSPLTIAAFGPRALDVAARHADRMVVNLVSPAAAATLVRGVREAAARAGAEAPPVAAWVVAAVDPRPAEIEQLRRGVVGYLAAPGYGEMFRAAGFGELVDFARTRPHPRELLAAVPAEAIAVVGLLGSREVVAAKAAEYAEAGIDELAIVPATSDDDPGGAKTLAAVAAALS, encoded by the coding sequence ATGAGGCTTTCGGTGTCGCTGGGGCTGTGGCAGGACCGCCGGCCGGAGGAGGCCCTCGAAACCGCGCGCGCCGCCGAGGCCGCCGGGTATCCGGAGCTGTGGATCGGCGAGATGGCGACGTGGGACGCGTTCGCCTTGGGGACGGCGATCGGTGCGGCGACTTCGTCTCTGTCGCTGACGTTCGGGCCGCTCGCGGTGACCGTGCGGGACCCGGCGACGATCGCGATGGGCGTCGCGTCGGTCGCCGCCCTGACTGGGCGGACGACCGGGGTCGCGCTGGGCACGTCCAGCGACGTCGTGGTGCGCGGCTGGCACGGCCGGTCGCGTGCGCGTTCCGCGACGGCACTGGAAGAGTCGGCGATCGCCGTGCGGCAGCTGGTGTCCGGCGAGAAGTCCACTGTGGACGGATCGGTGGTGGGCTCCCGGGGCTACCGGTTGCGGTTGGCCGCCCCGAAGTCGCCGTTGACGATCGCGGCGTTCGGCCCGCGCGCCCTCGACGTCGCCGCGCGGCACGCCGACCGGATGGTGGTCAACCTGGTCAGCCCCGCGGCGGCGGCGACGCTGGTCCGCGGCGTGCGGGAAGCGGCTGCGCGGGCCGGGGCCGAGGCGCCGCCGGTGGCCGCGTGGGTGGTCGCCGCGGTCGACCCGCGACCGGCCGAGATCGAGCAGCTGCGCCGAGGCGTGGTCGGCTACCTGGCGGCGCCGGGCTACGGCGAGATGTTCCGCGCGGCGGGCTTCGGCGAGCTGGTCGACTTCGCGCGCACTCGCCCGCACCCGCGTGAGCTGCTGGCGGCGGTGCCCGCCGAGGCGATCGCGGTGGTCGGGTTGCTGGGGTCACGCGAGGTGGTCGCTGCGAAGGCGGCCGAGTACGCGGAGGCGGGGATCGACGAGCTGGCGATCGTCCCCGCGACCAGCGATGACGACCCCGGAGGCGCGAAAACCCTCGCGGCAGTGGCTGCGGCGCTCAGCTGA
- a CDS encoding pyridoxamine 5'-phosphate oxidase family protein, which produces MTEPTHTENLDQNGSAALPWSRARDLLATQTPHETLTFFVGTVRPDGRPHAAGVGAVWVDGALYFKGGPGTRRSRNLAANPACSVSVRLNGLDLTMEGEAHRVTDAPTLERVAAVYREGGWPATVVGDGLTAPFTAPSAGPPPWNLYRLTLHRAVGVAGAEPHGASRWDFSR; this is translated from the coding sequence ATGACCGAGCCGACGCACACCGAGAACCTCGACCAGAACGGGTCCGCGGCGCTGCCGTGGAGCAGGGCGCGCGACCTCCTCGCCACCCAGACCCCGCACGAGACCCTGACGTTCTTCGTCGGAACCGTCCGCCCCGACGGCCGCCCGCACGCCGCGGGTGTCGGCGCCGTCTGGGTGGACGGCGCGCTGTACTTCAAGGGCGGCCCGGGCACGCGCCGGTCCCGCAACCTCGCGGCGAACCCGGCGTGCAGCGTGTCGGTGCGCCTGAACGGGCTGGACCTCACGATGGAGGGCGAGGCCCACCGCGTCACCGATGCACCGACCCTGGAGCGGGTCGCCGCCGTCTACCGCGAGGGTGGCTGGCCCGCCACGGTCGTCGGCGACGGGCTGACGGCCCCGTTCACCGCGCCGAGCGCCGGACCCCCGCCGTGGAACCTGTACCGGCTCACGCTGCACCGCGCGGTCGGCGTCGCCGGCGCCGAACCGCACGGCGCCAGCCGCTGGGACTTCAGCCGCTGA
- a CDS encoding IS256 family transposase, whose translation MTSELVSPRKRESEPARELSPEQAAAAAMVAEAKARGLALTGPDGLLKLFTKNVLETALNEEMTEHLGHEKNQADPGRESTNVRNGARPKTVISDAAGEVQIEVPRDRESTFEPQIVKKRQRRLTDVDEIVLSLYAKGMTTGDISAHFAEIYGASVSKETISRITDKVVAEMNDWANRPLDAVYAAVFIDAIHVKVRDGQVANRPVYAAIGVTVDGRKDVLGLWMGAGGEGAKFWMSVLIDLKNRGVADVFFLVCDGLKGLPDTVANVWPKTIVQTCIVHLIRNTFRLVSSRDWDAVKRDIKPVYTAPSPDAAAIAMDELEEKWRKKYGAMIRLWRNAWEEFIPFLDYDVEIRTMICSTNAIESLNARYRRAIRARGHFPTEQAAMKCLYLVTRSLDPTGTGRARWTMRWKPVINAFAITFGDRWPGAETY comes from the coding sequence ATGACATCGGAGCTTGTGAGTCCACGTAAGCGTGAGTCCGAGCCGGCGCGGGAGCTGTCGCCGGAGCAGGCCGCCGCGGCGGCGATGGTGGCCGAGGCGAAGGCTCGCGGGCTGGCACTGACCGGCCCGGACGGCCTGCTGAAGCTGTTCACCAAGAACGTGCTGGAAACCGCCCTCAACGAAGAGATGACCGAGCACCTCGGGCACGAGAAGAACCAGGCCGACCCGGGCCGTGAGTCGACGAACGTGCGCAACGGTGCACGGCCGAAAACGGTGATCTCGGATGCCGCCGGCGAAGTTCAGATCGAGGTTCCGCGGGACCGGGAGAGCACGTTCGAGCCGCAGATCGTGAAGAAACGGCAACGGCGGCTCACAGATGTGGACGAAATCGTGCTGTCGCTGTATGCGAAAGGGATGACCACCGGCGACATATCCGCGCATTTCGCCGAAATCTACGGAGCTTCGGTCAGCAAGGAGACGATCTCGCGGATCACCGACAAGGTTGTCGCCGAAATGAACGACTGGGCCAACCGCCCGCTCGACGCCGTGTACGCGGCGGTGTTCATCGACGCAATCCACGTCAAGGTCCGCGACGGGCAGGTCGCCAACCGGCCCGTCTACGCTGCCATCGGGGTCACCGTGGATGGCCGCAAGGACGTCCTGGGCCTGTGGATGGGCGCCGGTGGCGAGGGGGCAAAGTTCTGGATGAGCGTGCTGATCGACCTGAAGAACCGCGGCGTGGCCGACGTGTTCTTCCTCGTCTGTGACGGCCTCAAAGGGCTTCCCGATACGGTGGCGAACGTCTGGCCGAAAACTATTGTTCAAACCTGCATTGTCCACTTGATCCGGAACACCTTCCGGTTGGTTTCGAGTCGGGATTGGGACGCGGTGAAGCGGGACATCAAACCCGTCTACACTGCACCCAGTCCGGATGCCGCGGCTATCGCGATGGACGAACTCGAGGAGAAATGGAGGAAGAAGTACGGGGCAATGATCCGGCTCTGGCGCAACGCCTGGGAGGAGTTCATTCCGTTCCTCGATTACGACGTCGAGATCCGGACGATGATCTGCTCGACGAACGCGATCGAATCATTGAATGCCCGTTATCGGCGGGCGATTCGTGCGCGGGGGCATTTCCCGACCGAGCAGGCCGCGATGAAGTGTCTGTATCTTGTGACCCGCAGCCTGGACCCGACCGGGACAGGCCGCGCCCGATGGACGATGCGCTGGAAACCAGTGATCAACGCGTTCGCCATCACCTTCGGTGACCGCTGGCCGGGAGCCGAGACCTACTGA
- a CDS encoding acetyl-CoA acetyltransferase, which translates to MTVFVLGGAQTDFARNYAKEGRGILELFAEVVPAALADAGVSASDVGVAHVGNLAAELFTGQAQLGGLLVAAVPELDGVPSTRHEAACASGSTAVLAACADLESGRYDLALVVGVELMRGVDGQRAAEHLGSAAWAGHEAVNAKFPWPALFADVASAYDERYGLDPAHLGQFASHAFDRAARNPLAQARDWHFPAGAFGADDALNPVIEGRLRKQDCGRITDGAAAVLLAAPAFAERLGGGFPRIAGFGHRTAHIGLADKIASGGEYLFPHLRGAVVDAYDRAGVPGPDALDVVELHDCFTITGLVALEHLGAAPPGDGGRFVADGGLDAAGINPGGGLLGLGHPVGATGVRMLHDVARQVTGTAGETQVEGARTALTLNVGGSFTTVVTVIVQASA; encoded by the coding sequence ATGACCGTGTTCGTGCTGGGCGGGGCGCAGACCGACTTCGCACGTAACTACGCGAAGGAGGGGCGCGGGATCCTCGAGCTGTTCGCCGAGGTCGTGCCCGCTGCGCTCGCGGATGCGGGGGTCAGCGCCTCGGACGTGGGCGTCGCACACGTCGGCAACCTCGCGGCGGAGCTGTTCACCGGCCAGGCCCAGCTCGGCGGGCTGCTGGTGGCGGCCGTGCCGGAGCTGGACGGGGTGCCGTCGACCCGGCACGAGGCCGCGTGCGCGTCCGGCAGCACCGCCGTGCTCGCCGCGTGCGCCGATCTCGAGTCCGGCCGCTACGACCTGGCGCTGGTCGTCGGCGTCGAGCTGATGCGGGGCGTCGACGGGCAGCGGGCCGCCGAGCACCTCGGGTCCGCCGCGTGGGCCGGGCACGAAGCCGTCAACGCGAAGTTCCCGTGGCCCGCGCTCTTCGCCGACGTCGCTTCCGCGTACGACGAGCGGTACGGGCTCGATCCCGCCCACCTCGGGCAGTTCGCTTCGCACGCTTTCGACCGCGCGGCAAGGAATCCGCTCGCCCAGGCCCGCGACTGGCATTTCCCGGCCGGCGCGTTCGGAGCCGACGACGCACTGAACCCGGTCATCGAAGGCCGTCTGCGCAAGCAGGACTGCGGCCGGATCACCGACGGCGCCGCGGCGGTCCTGCTGGCCGCACCCGCGTTCGCCGAACGGCTGGGCGGTGGTTTCCCGCGCATCGCGGGCTTCGGCCACCGCACCGCGCACATCGGCCTCGCCGACAAGATCGCGTCCGGCGGCGAGTACCTGTTCCCGCACCTGCGCGGCGCGGTCGTCGACGCCTACGACCGCGCGGGCGTGCCCGGGCCGGACGCGCTCGACGTCGTCGAACTGCACGACTGCTTCACGATCACCGGGCTGGTCGCGCTGGAGCACCTCGGCGCCGCACCGCCGGGTGACGGCGGCCGGTTCGTCGCCGACGGCGGGCTGGACGCGGCCGGGATCAACCCCGGTGGCGGCCTGCTCGGCCTCGGGCACCCGGTCGGCGCGACCGGCGTCCGCATGCTGCACGACGTCGCCCGGCAGGTGACCGGGACCGCGGGTGAGACGCAGGTCGAGGGCGCGCGGACGGCGCTGACGCTCAACGTCGGCGGCTCGTTCACCACGGTGGTCACCGTGATCGTGCAGGCGTCCGCATGA
- a CDS encoding TetR/AcrR family transcriptional regulator — MPTSSSGTGQRPRSRAAAGLPALTADRIISAATTLTGERGLDNWTLRELARAVEAYPAVIYHHVGDRDAVVNAVVDRVVGLLELPEEHLPWQDWFTELLAGLRALLRGYPGCARRLALFGPSVQAATRSIDAGVGVLLRAGFGRESVLAYNLLLMTACQFVAMEDDRDGALALRIDNTEEYATYRERADLPGMAELGAAMHDLMGDPDLAAGYYAQLYDYAVRRCLDGLAHRLEELREPDATG, encoded by the coding sequence ATGCCGACCTCATCCTCGGGTACCGGACAGCGCCCACGGTCACGGGCCGCGGCGGGACTCCCGGCGCTCACGGCCGACCGGATCATCAGCGCGGCGACGACCCTGACCGGCGAACGCGGCCTCGACAACTGGACGCTGCGGGAGCTCGCCCGCGCCGTGGAGGCCTACCCCGCGGTGATCTACCACCACGTCGGCGACCGGGACGCGGTGGTCAACGCCGTCGTCGACCGGGTGGTCGGCCTGCTGGAGCTGCCCGAGGAGCACCTGCCGTGGCAGGACTGGTTCACCGAGCTGCTCGCCGGGCTGCGCGCGCTGCTGCGCGGCTACCCGGGTTGCGCGCGCCGGCTCGCGCTGTTCGGCCCGTCCGTCCAAGCGGCCACGCGCAGCATCGACGCGGGCGTCGGCGTGCTGCTGAGGGCGGGCTTCGGCCGGGAAAGCGTGCTGGCCTACAACCTGCTGCTGATGACCGCGTGCCAGTTCGTCGCGATGGAGGACGACCGCGACGGCGCGCTGGCGCTGCGGATCGACAACACCGAGGAGTACGCGACCTACCGCGAGCGGGCCGACCTGCCGGGGATGGCCGAGCTCGGCGCCGCGATGCACGACCTGATGGGTGATCCCGACCTCGCCGCGGGCTACTACGCGCAGCTGTACGACTACGCGGTCCGGCGGTGCCTCGACGGGCTCGCGCACCGGCTCGAAGAGCTCCGCGAACCGGACGCGACGGGTTGA
- a CDS encoding TetR/AcrR family transcriptional regulator produces the protein MNTEPAPRWRRLEPDERKEQIYACAARLFGDRPYSEVSTSDIAAAAGVARGLINHYFGTKRELYLEIIRRALTVPRLAVEILPDGPLELRADVAIEWFLDMVTSQERMWLAAIAPEGIGRDLEVERILEEADRESADRVLEAVGLSSESEHGPELNALVRAFGGMVKSAGREWLVRGSLTRAQVHLLLSKSLVTLVGEIFPAIQAEPPRPAGRE, from the coding sequence ATGAACACCGAGCCGGCGCCGAGATGGCGAAGACTGGAACCGGACGAACGAAAGGAACAGATCTACGCTTGCGCGGCGCGGCTGTTCGGTGACCGGCCCTACTCCGAAGTGTCCACTTCGGACATCGCCGCGGCGGCCGGCGTCGCGCGGGGGCTGATCAACCACTACTTCGGCACGAAACGCGAGCTGTACCTGGAAATCATCCGCCGCGCGCTGACCGTGCCGCGCCTCGCGGTGGAAATCCTGCCGGACGGGCCGCTCGAACTGCGCGCCGACGTCGCCATCGAGTGGTTCCTGGACATGGTCACCAGCCAGGAGCGGATGTGGCTGGCCGCGATCGCCCCCGAGGGCATCGGCCGCGACCTCGAGGTGGAGCGGATTCTCGAGGAGGCGGACCGCGAATCGGCCGACCGCGTGCTCGAAGCCGTCGGGCTGTCCAGCGAAAGCGAACACGGCCCCGAGCTCAACGCGCTCGTGCGGGCGTTCGGCGGGATGGTGAAGTCCGCCGGCCGCGAATGGCTCGTGCGCGGATCCCTGACCCGCGCCCAGGTGCACCTGCTGCTGTCCAAGTCGCTCGTCACGCTCGTCGGCGAGATCTTCCCGGCGATCCAGGCGGAACCGCCGCGTCCGGCCGGTCGCGAATAG